In the genome of Deinococcus aetherius, the window GTGATCTACACCTCGGATGACCCTGAGCAGCGCACCCGCGCCGTGGTGGAGGACGGGGGCCGCTACACCCTGGTAGAGACCCTGGAGGCGACCTACACCGAGAACGAGGGGGCCGCCTACAACCCCGAGCAGTTCCTGGAGACGGTCACCGACTACTACCGGCAGGGACGCGGACAGCCGATCGAGAGCCCGCAGGCGGGGCTGGGCGAGGGCGGGTAGGCCCACGTTCCCCACCTGTGGAAAAGCAAGGCGCCCACCCCTCTTGCCGGGTGGGCGCCTTGCTACGGCCTTCAGGGTGCTTGCAACCCCGTCCAGGCCGTGTCGTTCTGGCCCCTGCGGTAGATGATGTTGTCGGTGCCGCGCGCCAGGGTCATCAGGCGCCCCGAGGCGTCCGGCATCGCCCCGATGAGCGAGACGAAGGAGCCGCCCAGGTTGCTCCAGTCTCCCCAGCCCCCGTTCGGGCCGGTCTGTTTGATGCTCTGGACGCTGCCGCCCACGCTGCGCACCGACACGGCGATGGTACCGTCCTGATTGCTGCCCGCTACCGGGGACCCGGTGAACTGAACGTCGCCGAGCTTGCTCCAACCCCCCCAGCCTCCCGAGGGCGTCTGCCAGCGGTGGTACAGCTTGCCGTCGCTTCCCCGCACGAACACCTCCAGGCGCCCGTCCTGGTCCCGCCCGGTGACCGGGTGAACGTCGGTCCCGAAAGAGCCGCCCAGGGACTGCCAGGCTCCCCACCCGCCGCTCGGCGCGGACTGGGAGACGGTGTAAATCGCCCCGTCGCTGGCGCGGACGAACAGCACCAGGCGGCCGAAACGGTCGAGGGCGACCGCCGGGCTGGAGGTGAACTTCGGCCCGCCGATGCCCGCCCAGCCCCCCCAGCCGCCGTTCGGCGCGAGCTGCGACTTGATGTACATCTGGCCGTCATTGCCGCGCACGAAGACGACCAGGGTGCCGTTGGCCTGCTGGGCCGCCACCGGGATCGAGGAAACGACGCCTCCCAGATTGACCCAGTCCCCCCAGGCCCCACCGCTGCTCACCTCAGTCTTCACCATCACCTGGCCGCTGTTGCTGCGCTCGAACGCGGCGAGGCGACCGTCCGCCATGTTGACCACCGTGGGCGGCGCGGGGTAGTTGCCCCTCAGGTCCTCCCAGGCGCTCCAGGTGGAGCCTCCCGGCGTCGTCTGCACCATCTTCAGGGGGCTGCTGCTGCGGTCGCCGATCACGAAGGCGGCCAGACGGCCGTCGGCGAGGCGGGCCACGCTGCCGCCCTGGGTCACGTCGACGTGGAAATACTGCCGCCAGCTCCACTCGACGTAGAACCCGCCGGACTCGCCCGGGGCGACGCATCCCACCCCGCCGCTGGGGGGGCAGATGATCGGGTCGTAGTTCGCGTACGTCTTGAAGGCGCCCACCTTGGTGTTGAACTGGTCCGTCGTCACGTTGTACGGCTCCACGCCGATGTTGTAGTCCCGGTGCTGCACGGTGACGTGGGGGGCCGTGTAAGCCTTGTCGGCCGCCTCGCCAAAGCGTCCGGCGGCGATGTGGTCGGGGTGTTCGGACCGGGTGCCGTAGACGATGGGGGCCGTGTCCTGGATGTGGACGTACTTGGCCTCGGAGACGGTGAGCACGTTCGTCAGGACATTGAGCACCTGCTGACGGGTAAAGGTGTTCGAGTTGTCCAT includes:
- a CDS encoding PIG-L family deacetylase, yielding MPRLRLLALPLATALLLGACSNPSDVPSNSAGGSAKGGLSAYMPSNSSSNFEITSLPFVNSLSFAPDLCNDAQDVFFVAHQDDDLLFMNPDIATAVSQNHCVVTVFLTAGDNEYGTQQYGLDYQQYWRNREDGEREAYARMSGVPNTWTQQIYTFAGKAIRTSVLQGNPRVRLMFLRMRESNSSGVSMRALWESSDPTLVAPTMDNSNTFTRQQVLNVLTNVLTVSEAKYVHIQDTAPIVYGTRSEHPDHIAAGRFGEAADKAYTAPHVTVQHRDYNIGVEPYNVTTDQFNTKVGAFKTYANYDPIICPPSGGVGCVAPGESGGFYVEWSWRQYFHVDVTQGGSVARLADGRLAAFVIGDRSSSPLKMVQTTPGGSTWSAWEDLRGNYPAPPTVVNMADGRLAAFERSNSGQVMVKTEVSSGGAWGDWVNLGGVVSSIPVAAQQANGTLVVFVRGNDGQMYIKSQLAPNGGWGGWAGIGGPKFTSSPAVALDRFGRLVLFVRASDGAIYTVSQSAPSGGWGAWQSLGGSFGTDVHPVTGRDQDGRLEVFVRGSDGKLYHRWQTPSGGWGGWSKLGDVQFTGSPVAGSNQDGTIAVSVRSVGGSVQSIKQTGPNGGWGDWSNLGGSFVSLIGAMPDASGRLMTLARGTDNIIYRRGQNDTAWTGLQAP